The sequence below is a genomic window from Coffea arabica cultivar ET-39 chromosome 8e, Coffea Arabica ET-39 HiFi, whole genome shotgun sequence.
GTTTAGGAGACAAGAGCAGTATAGGCAAAGTACGTTTCAAGTCGAGAACTCTTTGGACGGATTTGTAACTTCTCATGAGTAAATTAATCAGAGAATTTAATCAGGACGAATCAAGTTCAAACTCATAGAAAATACAGAAATATTACATAATCCAATTGATTGCGGTTAGTGATATATTACCAAGGATATATCCATGAATTTCTTAAAAGCTGGACACTTCGTGTGCAGGTTGGAGAAAGTTGAGTTAGGCTGCATATATAGCAAAGCAAAAATTGCAGGAACACTGCTGTGTGTTGCCGGTGCTGTTATAATGAGCCTTGCGCAAAGTACCTTGGGCAGTCATAAAGCAAGAGAAGCTCATTTATCAGTACCACCTCCACTGTCACGAAACTTATTTGACGAGCGAAAGATCATGGGTTGCTTTTATCTCATGGCAGCCGTCTTCGTCCTATCAAGCACTATTATCTTACAGGTAATTGAATGTTCCCCAGTAGTAGAAGAGATTGaagaaaatatgcattttttctAATTCCTAACTTTGTGCTTTTTTGCTCTGTTTGTGTTACAGGCTACAACATTAAGGGATTTCCCAGCTCCAATATCCTTATCTACAATAACAACTTTAATAGGGGTGGTATTGACTGGAATTGCTCAGTTGATTCAAGATGGCAGAATAGATATTGGATGGCCCTTGTTAAGCATCAAAGATATCATGTGCTACTCTGTACTGGTAAAGTACCTATCCTCCCAAGCtgcccttcttttttttttttttggttacccTTGTTAAAGAGATGAACTACACAACAAAGGGCAAGAATAATGTATCAATTTGGTCTTATGATTCTATGTCACGTTCATGAACCACTGAATACATCATTAAAGCTTCTTTCCAGCTTAAATCGTTGCCGTTGAACGATGGCTAAACTCCTTGACCTTTTACTGCAACAGGCAGGAAGCATCAGTGGAGCATGTGTTACCTTCAATATATGGGCAATGAAGAAAAGGGGGCCAGTTCTGGTGTCCATTTTTAGTCCCATTGGAACTGTCGTCTCGCTAGTCTTTTCAGTAATCACCTTAGGAAGCTCCATTACCATAGGAAGGTATCATGAATCAAATACCAAATCATGCTCTAAATTTTACTCTTCAACTAGGAGCCTCAAACATCGATAATCTAACCACTAGATCTCTTTCCACAGTCTCGCAGGCATGTCCATCATGTTTACTGGTCTCTATTGTGTACTATGGGCTAAAAGGAAGGAAAGATTCTCCGAGAATAACAACTCCTCAGAAAGTGAGTACGATGTGGAGAAGCCTCTCTTATCTTGACATTATCTACTTTGATTGTTTAGATGTAATCTATCAACTATTATTGTACAGGATAGGGAATATATCCCCAAGAATTGGTGATATGAATTTTAGGTTCGATTAAGTTATAATGTGATATACAAGAACAGAAAACTAAAGATCCCAGATTATAATTTCAGACAGAAAATTACTAACATAGTTAGTTTTGAATACTACTAACAGTTTTCAGTGCGTAGTTGAAAGTCCGAAGTATCAATCCTAGTATGTTTCTGCAGCTCCATGATGCACAATATACGTCATACAACGGTTGATTCTGGATGCAAGACAGTAAAGGATCTATACCATTATTGTAGATCTTAAACTAAATTTTGGCATAATGCTGGCAGCAGAGATCAGTGCTTTTGGTACAGCACACTTGAAAGAGTAATCGGGTTTATGCAAGGACAAAGTTCATGTACGTGACAATGGATTATGGCTGCAAAGCCCAGTGACTAACTTTGGTTTTTTTTGACATTTGGTGGAGGAAAACTTTGAACAACTGATTTTTTAGTCCTTTTTTTATGGGCTGAAAAGATTGAGTTTGTGTTTGAGTTTCAGTGCAGAGATGAATTTCCAGTCATGGTAGCTTAGTACGATGCTCAGGATGGAAACCTGTCTTTTTGACTAACTGAATAGCATGCATATGTTTGTCTCAATCAACTTATGGTAATGACTATATTTGTTCCTCGTTTTTTTTAAGGGAATGGTAGGCAAAACATTCCACAAACGCTTGAAAGATCAAGAGAATTTGAACCCCTGATGCACTCAGGGAAACGCAATTAATCCCACAAGACACCATTCACTTGCCTGATTTTCAGTTCAATAAGCTCCAAAAGTAACCGAAAACTAATAGTACTAAACACTATTTAGACCTAATTAAGCATCAGATTTAGTGTACTTAAGACAAGGTAAGCTCCTAAGTGAAATCGTTTGAAAAGCCAATATAAGTACACATTGTGATCAGTAATCTGTCTATATGGGATGCCAAGTTGTTGGATAAACAGCAAAGGAACCTATCTTGCTAGACCTCACCAGATAGTTTGCATTTTGCAAATTAGGTGTGATCAATTTTGAGATAGATTGTTAGAACTTGATTTTACCAATAAGATGTTGATTGCCTGTAGTTCTACAACTGAGACCGTGAGTTTATTCCACAAGTATgtccaccccccccccccccccacccacAACAAACCCACATATAAGAAGTTAAAGAACGCAATTCTTGATGGACTTGATCCCTGGGTAAAGAGTAAATACTAGGAGGATAATAATATTGTGAGACACAGACTGAGGATAACATCATATACTTACATGGTTGATTTATTTCTCTAATCTTGTTGCAAAGCTTCCAATACAAATTGATAAAGAATTGAGGGTCTGTTTGCAAACAAGTTTTTGGCATAGTTTGTCttctacaagttttttaacaactttaaccacaataatctcaaaaaactcctcaaaatttttaaactatatacttcaaaatactcaaaaaattttcaaagttttagataaatatccaaaaaactcATTTGTCAAACGGTGTCTGAGTTTATACTTCTGGTCATGGCCACTGGTTTAATATATTTAAACCATCATTTTCTTATGGCCACTGGTTTAACATATTTAACATATTTAAACCTTTGAAAGATCAATGATTCAAACCTTATCTTCCATCAAATGCCACAATATGTGGCTTCTCTAAAAAAATCTATACGAGTGCGTAGTACACCCGTCTGATTCGATAGTAATTCAGTTTCCATCGATTTCCTACAGACTCAGTTGGACCTCCCCTTAGTTAGGATAGAATAGGATAATATAGATAAAGTCCCATTAGATGTCCCTATTGGTCCCCCGTAAGCGCAATTGAGCCTCCACTTAGATTAGTATAAAGTAGGATGATATAGATAAAATTCCCTTAGATTAGGACAAAGTAGGATAATATAGATAATGTGATGACGACAGAAGAAAAAACCATCATTTTCGCTTGAGCATCGGTCCCTTAAATTAGGATGGAATAGGATAATATAGATAAAGTGTCCTTAAATTAGGATAGAACAGGATAATACAGATAAAGTGCCGGTGAAAAAAAAACATCATTTTCACTTGAGCATCGGCATAGACTTCTGCTTTTCTCTAAGCTTTGAACAGCTTCTGAGACCATGACTTTGTCGGCTTGCCTTTTTAACACTTCTATCCGACAGTATCGATGGAATATTCTCTTTAATTTTCATCTTCATACGGCGTAAGTTTAGCTTCATTGTTGGGGCCAGCATAacaattttttaattgaaaaaactTTACCGACTTCTGCCAATTTCATTTCCTAATATTATaattaatccaaaatttttagCAAGAAAGCCTAATGAAATTTTCTCCATAACTATAATTAAAAACTCATTACCAAATAACGTATTGAAGGAAAAATCTAGTACTCCATAACTTTGTACTATAAGTAGTTAATTTCTGGCATGGCCTGTGCTCAAAATTTCAGTATATAGAAGTATGTGTATGTGTAGTGGCGGTGTGGTTGAGAGGCGGCGGGGTAGCACCACAAGTGGTAGAAACAGTCTCTCCACCACTTAAAAACGACACCCTCCACTTGTCAGACACTGGCTATCACTCTACTCCGCTCCTCTACTCTTAACTAACTTCACTCTCTTCTCATCCACAACCAACTaacttcgactaaaaactaggACTTCCCTCACTTTACTACACAACACCACACAACCTTCACTCTTGTCTGGTCTCACCCACAATCCATGCCACTTTTTGTGTTGTCATGTTTATCTTCATCTTAAACTGTGTAAAAAGTGCAGGAAGCAGCACCagcttatatatattttttactgCTGCTACTGCTACGTACAACCATTTCAAGTACTCTTGCATTCTTAACTCGCCACCAATTGTACTGAAAAACACActcgccaaaaaaaaaaagaaaggaaa
It includes:
- the LOC113704364 gene encoding WAT1-related protein At5g47470; translated protein: MGSPRREYLEDVAIIAGLIGMQFMYAGNSILVSYLMLTGFTPASLIILSSLATFVILLPFSVIFERRLWPRKFRLKLWVQLVLISFGGVTLFQSLFLKGISLTSPAMATAMPNIAPGFIFFIAWALRLEKVELGCIYSKAKIAGTLLCVAGAVIMSLAQSTLGSHKAREAHLSVPPPLSRNLFDERKIMGCFYLMAAVFVLSSTIILQATTLRDFPAPISLSTITTLIGVVLTGIAQLIQDGRIDIGWPLLSIKDIMCYSVLAGSISGACVTFNIWAMKKRGPVLVSIFSPIGTVVSLVFSVITLGSSITIGSLAGMSIMFTGLYCVLWAKRKERFSENNNSSESEYDVEKPLLS